The DNA region TTAGTGCTCAGCTGCTCTTTCGCTGAGATCGTCGATGTGAGCATCAtgatcatcaacatcatcatcttcgACCAAGCTCGatccatctccatctctctTTTTCTCATCAACAGATCCAAAGCCTTCGCAGAGAGATGCTAGTAATCCAATTCGGTTATATCCggttttaaatatctaaaaacgCAATTGATACTTGGTATAGCAGTCTTGAGAGAAGTGTTTAAAAAACCCCCGATTTTTTCCGGTTAATGTTTCGGTCTTCTTGGTCCAAATCCGGTTTTAGTTAgagataaaacaaaaacaaatttaaaaatatttttaacacatcACACTATCATCATATATCAAATGGCTCTCCTTCCCGCCATCGGAATCCCTTCGCCGGCGCCACCGCAACAGACACCTTTCATCTCTCGCAATAACCACGCCAATCCCAAGACTCATCACCTTAATCAATCCACCCCCGAAACCACCGTCTCATGGACTTCTCGCATCACTCTCCTCTCGCGCAACGGTCGACTAGCCGACGCAGCGAAGGAGTTCTCCGCCATGAGACTCGCCGGCGTCGAGCCTAACCACATCACTCTCATCGCTCTACTCTCTGGATGTTCTGATTGTGAACCCTTGGGCGATTCGCTTCACGGGTACGCTTGTAAACTCGGCCTCGATAGAAACCACGTCATGGTCGGCACGGCGATTCTCGGCATGTACTCCAAACGCCGTCGTTTCAGGAAGGCTAGGCTTGTTTTCGATCACATGGGAGACAGAAATTCGGTTACTTGGAACACAATGATCGACGGGTACATGAGGAGCGGTCGAGTCGACGACGCCGCGAAgctgttcgacgaaatgcctgAAAGAGATTTGATTTCTTGGACGGCTATGATAAACGGGTTTGTTAAGAAAGGTTTAAACGAGGAAGCTCTGGCGTGGTTCCGTGAGATGCAAGTTTCTGGAGTGGAGCCGGATTACGTTGCTATCATCGCTGCTCTCGCCGCTTGCACAAATCTTGGTGCTTTGTCTTTTGGGTTATGGGTGCATCGTTATGTCGTGAGTCAGGATTTTAAGAACAATGTTAGGGTTAGTAACTCGCTGATTGATTTGTATTGTCGGTGCGGGTGTGTGGAGTTTGCTCGACAAGTTTTTGATAAGATGGAGAAACGAACCGTGGTTTCGTGGAACTCGGTTATTGTTGGTTTTGCTGCTAACGGGCATGCGCATGAGTCTTTGGTGTACTTCAGAAAAATGCAAGAAGAGAGGTTTAAGCCTGATGCGGTCACTTTCACCGGAGCGCTAACCGCTTGTAGCCATGTAGGTTTAGTCGAAGAAGGTGTTCGGTATTTTGAAGCTATGAAAAGGGATTACAGAATCTCACCTCGGATTGAACACTATGGATGCTTAGTTGATTTGTATAGCCGAGCTGGGAGATTCGAAGACGCTCTGAAGGTGGTAGAGAGCATGCCGATGAAGCCTAATGAAGTTGTGATTGGCTCGTTGCTTGCAGCCTGCAGGACTCATGGGAACGATACGGAGCTAGCGGAGAGGATGATGAAGCATCTTAGCGAGCTTAAAGTGAAAAGCCATTCGAACTACGTGATTCTTTCGAACATGTATGCCGCTGATGGAAAATGGGAAGGAGCAAGTAAGATGAGAAGAAAGATGAAAGGTCTTGGTCTAAAGAAGCAGCCTGGGTTTAGTTCGATAGAGATTGATGATCGAACGCATGTGTTCATGGCTGGTGACAGTGCCCATGTCGAGACCGCTTATATCCGAGAGGTTGTAGAGCTTATTTCTTCTGATTCGCGATTACAAGGCAGTGTAGTTGAACTTTCAACCCTTGCTGGGATCACATAGGTGACTAAATCCAGGGACTTTCGCCAACCCCAGCTATATGCAGTAACCTTGTTGTCAAAGCCACTAACTAGCCAGTGCCGGTCCTAATATACTTGTGGCGCCTAAACCCCACTAAAATTATAAGTAATGCTCttaataagaattttttttttaacattgtctttgaaaaccaaactaataaataataaataaaacaaactaaatccAAAACTGTTTTCTATATTGCTTAAACCTAATAAATGGATCtactatattaataaaacaatgatTCAAAAACATTCTTCTCCCATTCAATAGGTAATTGAGAAAACCTTTGATTTCAGATTACACCAATTCTTTTTGTATCCACTTAGGAGATTCTAAAAGAGTATCAGAATCAACCAATAGATTTCAAGTTTGTTAGtgttaggatttttttttatatttgttcttATTGGAAAACAAGAAATGATTGGAAAAAATACAAGCAATAAATGACTAGGAATGAAGATAATTACTAAAAGGAGAAGAAGTATACATAagtaattttattcaaaaaataagtATACATGAATTAAGAGAATATAGTTGAAATCCTGACTGAAATTGTTTCatatttctctgtttttttattataacaatAAATAGTAGTTTATCCCTTAAAAGAATTTATTTTATCGATAATCAGAAATTGCTTTGTTACAGAAAAGCAAATATTGTTTACAATAACTCCAATCTTTGGCCAATTCAATATTCATCATATAATGTTGAGGATAATAATAGTAACCAAAAACTTTTATTATGTTCcataattattattctattcGTTTGTGTTATTTAGATGCaatatactaattataaatGATTTGATGAGTAGATTTGTTTCAAATATAGAAATTCACTgattttataactattttaattgaaatttcaaaaagtttgattttttaattttgattgcCGTATATACTaactgataattttttttcaaacattaaataaactCTCTTTTAATTCTAGGATTATATAGACATATGAATGATTGCTTCCAAAATGATTGAGAGATTGTACAAATTTTGTCATTATCTATGAAAGGAGAAAGACTTATAAGAAACTTATCAGATTCATCATGTTTATAGTTTTATCTCATGTTAACTCTATCTCTGTTTGtctattagaaaatatattgacCGGTTggattgttaatttttatatattatgttatgtatGGTATATtagtattataaaaattataataatatgtttaCAATTCGATTTAACAAATAAAAGGCAGAAATTGATCTACATGTTATAAAAGGAGTGTATGctaatgaataaaattataaaagttttaaaccacataaaatcatatttaagtTTTGTTGTGAAAACTACAATAGATaatatattgaataaataaattttataattcaaatCTAATTTTGTGTAATAcctttatttaaataaaaaattattttaacgatattattagttaaaaacattatttaataattcttttCTAAAAGctgatcaaaataaaaaaaatcttgcaTGAAATAAATTGTgtcttatattttattagataaaatatttttatatttgaattagaaaagaatatttgtttataacataacctatttaaaatctttgtaaattgtattttcttaatttaatcaatttaaactgttattattattaccgtctaaaaaaatatcatatatagttttatttttattataaaaataaaataaaaataataattcaagtgatattttatgataataagaatttaaattaattgatttctgaaataaattttaaaaaagattccaaaatgattttgttagatattttttgaaaatatattcatTGGTATTTCAAACATGAAgataaacttttatataaaaagcattataattaaattatttaataaaataattaaaataataagaaattgttcaaataaaaaattacatataaaataattattacttcTGTTTTATAACTTTGGTAACAAGCTAACCAGATAGTATtagttaaattataataataaagtgTTCcgttcttatttatttatttatttttattccgTTCGGACATAAGTTTCCAACTGTGTCAGCCAGCCAAAgatcaaattgtttttttctctctctctctcaatatcTGAAACAAAACGACAGAGATCGATTGCGGATTTCTCTGGGAGATGTCTCTTCGTGCTTCCTTGCCCGTCGAGACATTGACCTAAACCCCTCTGAATCAACGAAACATACAaaccttttgaaaaaaaaaataatcaagcAAAATCATGTGGATTTCGAGGTTGAAGAGAGTTAGGAAAACGATTATGGTTCTCGGCATTGCCAATTTGGCCGTGATTGTCTCCGGCGGTGTGCTGACTCTCGTTGCCAACTCGAATTGCGACAGCGCGGGGCAGCTATTCCCCCTCTACGCCGTTTGTGTAGCCGCATGCGTCAAACTCGCCGCCATGGTTAAGGTCGGGTCTGCACAGGAACTCATGGCTATGACCATCATGGATTCTCCTACTCATTACAGCCTCCAAAGAAAGGTTCCtgtctctttttcttctctgtCTTTCCAATTCTCATCCTCTAAATTGAGAATTTTGGTTATAAAAATCAAGTCTTTGAAGGAAGGGTGTTTAGAGAAGGTTCATGAGACTCTAGAGGTCCATATAAAATGTAGGATTGTGTAATTGTTCTGTgattatttgtaaattttagttttaaaaatctcaAGTCTTTGAAGGAGGAAGGGTGTTAGAGAAAGTTCATGAGAATCTTGAGGTCCATAGAAAATGTAGGATAGTGCAGGAGCATAACTGTTCTGTGGTTATAAATTTCTCTCTAGTGATTACTTTTGTGGATTCTGCTATGACATGACACCATTGATTTTGGCTTAACTGGGATGTGCAGTTGAAGTATAAGACGTGGCTTTGGTGGACGCGGTTTGCAATGGTAATTACTCTACTGCAATTCCTTGGTGCAACTTACCTTATGTTCCGTGTCTCCACCTTTGTTTCCCCTGATGGCATGCCAAGACATTGCGTTTTAGGTAACACTTAAAAGAGACACACAAAATATTTACATTGGTTTTGACTGTCTAAAGTCACCTACTTTGGCAGTTGAAATCTTATTTTGTATATTGTAGTTGAATACTGAATGTTTGACATCATATACGTGAAGCTTTGTTCGTAGTTCAGTTATCTATGCTTTTTTTCGTGTTTAAGAAGCTCTTTAGTAACTTTCTTTGCTCAGGGTTATCTCCAGACACACTTGGGTGGAAGCAAACGCTGCAGGTTGCCTTCTTGATCACAGTTTGCTTTGTTGCGTTGGCTCAATGCTTTACGGGGTCAGATATACTGCAATGGCGGTCTTTCTATGCGACTCAAGATGATGCCTGGAAAGCTCATTACCAGGAGGTGTTTGACCATGGGATTCGTGAGGTTTTGTGCTGTCTTGGACGTCGCGAATATATGTAAGTTTAGTGAATATTCCTTTGTCCTGATTCTGAAAACTTGTTCCGACTCTTAGAGATTGGCATTGTCTGCTCCAGGGGTGTTATAGAGGAAGACGAGGTGTGTTCGGTTGCAAGGCTGCTAGGCGATCTTGTTTCATATCGTGCATCAGGCACTGGCCACTTGGAGTTTTTGGCAGGTTAATAAGATCTGAAACTCTAGGCTATTTAGGAAATAAAAACAATGTGGAGAAGTCTCTAATCTTTAGGCTATTCAGGCCTTGCTCTGTTGCAGAATAATAGTCAGTTTCCTGAATCGTATGAGGTCTGTATGGAAGCTCCAGCGTTTCATCTCCAGGAGGCTGCTACGTTGCATAAGTTTGCAGAAGCTGCTTATACTGTACGTTTAAACAACACAGACCTCCAAAACTCTCTTTTAGATGGTAGATTACTTCTTACCTGCGTGTGGGGGAATTTTGCAGGGACCACTGCTCGATGTTGGGAGGAATCCTGCTTTATTTCTATGCACATGGATATGTAGGCAAGGGATACTAACACCTTGGAGCCGTAAATGGTATACTATACCTGGTTAGCTCGTTTGAAGAAACTCTACTTGTTTCTTTACAGTCTGATGTTAATATTAATGTAAGAAGCTTCCTTTGCAAATTATTCGCAGGCGGCCTAAGCTTGATGGTGACAATTGGTGGCGAGGTCATGCAGCTGCCTTCCTCAAGTTCATAGATTTTCCTGCTCATGTTCTTAGACGTGGTCGAATTTGTAGTGTAAGTTTTGTTCCCTTTAGTCAGTCCTATGTTAGTAAAGATGGGATTCATAGCAGTGTTGTGTTAGAAAGATCTTGTATGCCTTGCTTTATCTATGGTCCAAGTAACACAATGAATCGATATAGTAGAAGAAAAACGTTATGTGTATTTTCAGTTGTTTTGAGTCTCTTGTGGCTTCAGTGCATTAGAATCTTTCTCATCTATTTGTgtaattattattgttattgcAGGAGAAGTGTAAAGCAACATACTTCGTTGTAGTCTTACATTACCTTAGATGTGTTGTTATTGCTGTTCGAGGAACTGAGACGGCTGAAGACCTCATAACCGATGGTTTAGGTCGTGCGTGTTCACTAACTGCTGAAGACTTGGACGGTTTAACAAAGTCAGTCTctatctctctccctctctcttatAAGAAACAATGATTGTGCTTGTGAGTTTGGAACCAATAATGAAAtgcttattgttttttttcatgTGTGTTATACGTCAGTAACATTCATGTAATGGACTCTTCACGCACACACTACGGGCATTCAGGAATAGTAGAAGCTGCAAGAGATCTGTTTATGCAAATAGAAGGAGACCCCCAATTTGGAGGTAAGTGTTTAGGATATAACTGTTATTACTAGGTGTGTTCACAAATGGTCACAACACATGCTTTCTCTTAAGCTAATTATACAAAATGGAGTAATGCAGAATCAGAATCTGTGGGGTTCCTGTCCTCGTTAATTGGTGATGGATGCGAGTGTGATGGCTACAGCATTCGCATAGTTGGCCACTCCTTGGGAGGTGCTATAGCCTCTTTACTAGGAGTTAGAGTATGTTTTCAATTCACAGACATTACAGTTAGCTTTCCTTTACTATCTTATATTCATTTCTTTTGTGGTGTATAGCTTCGTTGCAGGTTCCCTAACCTCTATGTATATGCATACGGACCACTCCCATGTGTAGATTCAGATGTGGCAGAAGCTTGTTCAGAGTTTGTTACAAGGtagattttcctttttttgaatCATGCTGTGACTTtgatggtttatattttaagtcACTAACGTTTTATAGTCCCTAACCAGCATTGTACTAGATAACGAGTTCTCTTCACGGCTTTCGTATGGATCAATCCGCCGACTCCAAGTAGCTGCGCTCAAAGTGCTGTCTCAAGACCCTAAAGCTGACACAGCACTCATTTTCAGACTCGCGCGCCGGTTCTTGTCTGCGAGCAAACGCCAGCGGCAAATTGTTGAAGAAGGAGAACAAGCAATACCATCATCAATAACTGGTAACACCCTACCTCACACTGATGATAACTCTTTTAACTTGTAGCTTCTCCATCAAGAAAGGTTACCTAATGAGAAAGATTTGCTTCTTCTTGTCTTAATAAGTTGAAGATTCACGGGTAGAAGCTGAACCAGTAGCGAGGCTAGTTGATGAAGAATTCATAAATCCATTCCACGAGATGGCTGCCTCAACAGATAATCCCGTGACTCAGTTTATGGAAACAGTAccaacaagaggaggagaagatgatgaagctCCAGAGATGTTCTTGCCCGGTTTAGTCATCCATATTGTACCACAAGTAAACAACATGATGAGCGCGCCTATATGGCGAGGATGGCCGATCTGTGATGTGGCACATGGTGGTTACAGAGCGTATGTTGCAAAAAGAGAGAGCTTCAAAGAACTTATGGTTTCTCCATCAATGTTCCTTGATCATCTTCCTTGGAGGTAGCAACTCTTCCTCTAATCCAAAAGTTTCAGTTTCTTATAATGAAACACACTCTCTGATTCTTAGTTTCTTCACTTCCAGATGTAGACACGCGATTCACAAGGTTCTAGAGTCTCGGAACCTCTTCTGCGATCTGACAAGCGAACCTGATATAGTAGTATGACACAAAGACATGAAAGATGTTCCGATTAAACAACACAATGTGCATATATGTTTCTATTTAAACATCAAAGAACAGCTATTGTCAATTTATATTCATAACAATAGTTAAAGCCTTTTTTACTCTTATATTCAAACTATAATATAAGAGTAAAATTTATGTGCATTTATGTgcttatacaaaatttataataatgatGCGTAAGTACATGCATTTATGTgcttatacaaaatttataataataaaattagaagTGGATTTTGATTGGTGGTTTTTAGCTGGGGAAATAGTACATAAAAATGCATGTGAGCCAACTTTATTCCCCCCCCCCCGTTTGACATTGTACTTATTACAAATGCATATACtcattcagttttttttttccattttcttataatttttcggTTATTGTCTCTTTATCTCACGGAGTGTAATTGATTTGTCTCTTTCTCCTTCCGTAGTTTTGGCAAATgtttaaaattatcattttttgagaaaaaaatgtttaaaagttATCCATtcattctacttttttttttgtaaataatatttatctattttagatCATCGTCAAATTAACGATGGAAACTAactcaaatgtttttttttttcttttctttcataATCTGGAAATAATGTAAAGCgagggaaaaaaaagaaaacgaaatagaaaagattaaaaaggaaaaaagaaatgACTTGTGTAACAGGGAAGGTGAACCGAGAATAACCTATTCCCCTCTTCTCGCtcccttctttttctttcttccatCATCCTAAGATTCCCTTCTTCTCTATCCCTCTCTTAGGGTGGCGATGTCGTTGCCTCCGTTTAGCTGCCGCATTCTCGCGGCGGCCGTGGCCCTTTATCTGATCGGTCTGCTATGCCTTGGCGCTGGTGAAGCTCCTTCTAAAGATGCCGTGGCTCCCAAGATTCCTGGCTGTTCCAACGAATATGAAATGGTAAAAGTCGAATGGCTCATTAGGGTTTTTCCCGGCAGAACTATAGATTCATGTTTAGCATTAAGAATCTTTATTAATATAGAAAAGATATTGGCCAGGTCAAGGTTGAGCATTGGGTTAACGGAGAAAATGGTGAAGATTTTAGTGGCATGACTGCTCAGTTTGGTGCCATGCTTCCGTCCGATAAAGAAAAAGCTGTTAGACTTCCTGTTGTTCTTACCACTCCTTTGAACAGTTGCTCCAATTTAACCTCAAAGGTTTTTGTTGTTGTCCCTCTTTCTTCTCCATCATAATCACCaatgtttttttgtgtttctttgTTATGATGAGGTTTCATTTATTCTTGCAGCTATCTGGTTCTATTGCGTTATCTGTACGTGGAGAATGTACTTTCACAGCTAAGGCTCAGGTTGCACAGGCAGCAGGAGCTGCAGCTTTGGTATTAATAAACGACAAAGAAGGTTGATACTCTTAAACTAAACACCTTcctgtttttttgtttccatgAGCCTCTGACATCTCTTTGTTCTCTCCcatctttgattattttgttcaGAGCTGGATGAGATGGCATGTACTGAGGGAGAAACTTCCTTAAGTCTTA from Raphanus sativus cultivar WK10039 chromosome 8, ASM80110v3, whole genome shotgun sequence includes:
- the LOC108822011 gene encoding pentatricopeptide repeat-containing protein At1g05750, chloroplastic, which encodes MALLPAIGIPSPAPPQQTPFISRNNHANPKTHHLNQSTPETTVSWTSRITLLSRNGRLADAAKEFSAMRLAGVEPNHITLIALLSGCSDCEPLGDSLHGYACKLGLDRNHVMVGTAILGMYSKRRRFRKARLVFDHMGDRNSVTWNTMIDGYMRSGRVDDAAKLFDEMPERDLISWTAMINGFVKKGLNEEALAWFREMQVSGVEPDYVAIIAALAACTNLGALSFGLWVHRYVVSQDFKNNVRVSNSLIDLYCRCGCVEFARQVFDKMEKRTVVSWNSVIVGFAANGHAHESLVYFRKMQEERFKPDAVTFTGALTACSHVGLVEEGVRYFEAMKRDYRISPRIEHYGCLVDLYSRAGRFEDALKVVESMPMKPNEVVIGSLLAACRTHGNDTELAERMMKHLSELKVKSHSNYVILSNMYAADGKWEGASKMRRKMKGLGLKKQPGFSSIEIDDRTHVFMAGDSAHVETAYIREVVELISSDSRLQGSVVELSTLAGIT
- the LOC108818843 gene encoding uncharacterized protein LOC108818843 encodes the protein MWISRLKRVRKTIMVLGIANLAVIVSGGVLTLVANSNCDSAGQLFPLYAVCVAACVKLAAMVKVGSAQELMAMTIMDSPTHYSLQRKLKYKTWLWWTRFAMVITLLQFLGATYLMFRVSTFVSPDGMPRHCVLGLSPDTLGWKQTLQVAFLITVCFVALAQCFTGSDILQWRSFYATQDDAWKAHYQEVFDHGIREVLCCLGRREYMGVIEEDEVCSVARLLGDLVSYRASGTGHLEFLAGLALLQNNSQFPESYEVCMEAPAFHLQEAATLHKFAEAAYTGPLLDVGRNPALFLCTWICRQGILTPWSRKWRPKLDGDNWWRGHAAAFLKFIDFPAHVLRRGRICSEKCKATYFVVVLHYLRCVVIAVRGTETAEDLITDGLGRACSLTAEDLDGLTNNIHVMDSSRTHYGHSGIVEAARDLFMQIEGDPQFGESESVGFLSSLIGDGCECDGYSIRIVGHSLGGAIASLLGVRLRCRFPNLYVYAYGPLPCVDSDVAEACSEFVTSIVLDNEFSSRLSYGSIRRLQVAALKVLSQDPKADTALIFRLARRFLSASKRQRQIVEEGEQAIPSSITVEDSRVEAEPVARLVDEEFINPFHEMAASTDNPVTQFMETVPTRGGEDDEAPEMFLPGLVIHIVPQVNNMMSAPIWRGWPICDVAHGGYRAYVAKRESFKELMVSPSMFLDHLPWRCRHAIHKVLESRNLFCDLTSEPDIVV